A stretch of DNA from Sebastes fasciatus isolate fSebFas1 chromosome 16, fSebFas1.pri, whole genome shotgun sequence:
ACCCTGCCCTGCACCCTGAGCAGTTGAcacgtttttatttttttggcctTGAACCGTGAAGAGCACTGGGCAGATTAGAGAGGTTCAATAATGTGTATGTTACAAACAGAATCacttatactactactactactactacaggaAACACTATCAtgaaaacagttgaaatagtatGTTGGGGGAGATTtcctatagtattcatagtgtaaATATCAGTTGTTAGGTTTTACAAGTAGACAGGTTTTAATGTTAGCTGGACTTGGCTGTTTTTAATCAAGTTTATCAACATTTATTAGTGAATAATGAATTAtagaaattaaattgaaaaatgtaCATGATATCATGTAATGAATGGACAGTATCCTCATGTAGTATTTCATGTCCAGTCTCAGTGGAAAGGACAAGTGTATGATAACTGATTGTCCTGAATTGAATAATGTATGACATTTTTAGTTGACTTATGGTATATTGAGCCGAATGACGCAGTCATAATTATGAAGTGGGCACaccataaatattttttaatcctTGTGCTGTGTGAAGGGTGGGAGCGTCGTACACAACATCTGCCAGTTCCACTCACGTTTGTGTTATTTTCAGTGAACACACACTCGTGGCTGTCAGCAGTTTACTGTGATTTCATATGTTTACAAAGTTTGTTTGACAGACGTCACCCTGTTAGTGCTATTATTCCAGTATTTGGccagatatactgtatgcaaatgTTTCTGAGAACAAGCATTATGTTGATTGATGTATGGACTCGAGATATAAAACATCTGTATTCTTCAGTAATGCTTTGCAACATAGTGagaactgtaattttacctcattTACTGTACACCTCAGTACACTCAGACACGTTGTTTGTTgccctgtgttgttttttgtctcctttttttttgtatttgaacctgttttattgttttgtcaGTAAACTGCTGGTTGCTGTAGCTGTTGCTGTATCTCTATTCTGTGCATTTCATGAAAGCCCCTTAAATAGAATAACTAAATAATGTTTAGATAAATCATGACAGCTAGACTTGCAGGTCCTATAGTTGAATGCCAgctgtttatttacttttaaagAGGTGTAACAATCATCACCTATTTATGtgactttttaataaaatatcaaaagaGGTTGAAAAGTCTGATAGATTGCAAGTGCTCtaggctaaaaaaaaagaaaaagctaatgtggtaaaggaacatccttgtggacatattttattgtatcCGCAAAGTTAAGGTCAAAGTGTGTTGGTCAGAAAAATCCTCTATTAAGAGGATAGttattaattgttattattgCAAAATACAGCCTCAAAAGTGACCAGATAACTGAATATGTACTTATGGATGTGACATATACCTTAATTGATATGcaattattattctgttttctgttattttatccaACCATCAGTATTATAACCATTTTACGGCCTACTTACAGTTCATTTATGGCTCTGCACGGTGCTTATCATGAGCATCCGTAGTATTGCTCAACACACAAGTGATGCTATCAGTCAGCTGACAATTTGTCATGACTCTCCAACACCCAGTCATGGGATCTCACTGGAGTAttaccaatttttttttttccattcataCCTTGACCACTGATATCTCTTTAACCAAACCTACTGAATTAACATCATTTTATTAACTCTggatattaaaaacattttcttaaaagTCTGTCAGGGcacatttgttttgattttataaACAATTTTTTGGTATTTGTAAAAATGTGTctatttcttcagcagcagaattataatataaatgcTTACATTAAATGTACTTACCGaaattatagaaaataaataaataaataaattttatttatttattttctataattttctataaattttatttatttatttattttctataatttCGGTAAGTCATGTTAAGAATGATTTCACTAGTCCTTTACCTTGCTATTCATTCTAAAGGAAACTCGTGTCATtgaaggggaacaccacctaaatttaGAATCCCAGTATGTTATTCCCATGGTCGAGGAAGGTTCAATCGacatttgtgaacatgagctactctctctcaaagccagaaaccagagaagtaagtctcaaacttgtgatgtcatacagtataaagtctggagctgttCCATAGTCAATGGATGGGaggctgattttgtggacccactgaatgtttgttttctctttatacccaaatgagctttattatattgtagtgttgtcagttgtgaaacagaaaatgttcccatatacttaGAGCATTACCTTTGGTGCTCTCaatgtcatctagaacatctctccctattcattgtctatggagcagctccacactttataccctatgacatcacaagtttgagttttagctttctagtttttggatttgggagttgttcatgtttactaaaaTTTTTTAGACCTTAGgaatgtatgaattttgaaaatgtatgttgttcccctttaatgtaaCATGTTCTCATGTACTACAACACATGTATAAGTCATGTTGTTCATCCCAATCAAGGCATGATTGCCTCTCTGAAGCCGGTCTATTTCTCCTTTAtctgttctttcttttatttgtttggtttttattttcttttgttctttctaTGGTCTTGAAATAGGTCTTGTAAGATATTGAAGTGTTCTCATTTCTGCAGACATCATAAAACATTGATAATCCTGATAgattcattacaaaaaaagagagTCAAATGAGGTGATTTTAGGATGTGAGACTGAAATAGTTCCTCATTCTAGTAGGAAGTGAAAGTAGAGAAAGTACAGCATTGCATTCTTCACTTCTACTTCAGAGAACTATCATCCATacattattacttttttaaatttaaatgggTTGGTACAGGTAGGGTTCACTGTGCAAAGACACTGAGATTATCCAGTTATGTATTAGCATCCTGTTGATTGTACTTTGTTGATGATCAACTCTGAGTCACAGCCACACCTTCTCTGAGAGCTACATgatattgcagctttaaaaggCTGGGTGGATCCCTCCTCTTCAGATTCACTTCAACGAAAACCCTCTCAACACACTTCCCCTTCCAGTTGGAACTAGCACATGGAAATGGAGGGCCAAGTTGAAAGCCAGAAGAGAAGAGGACTGAGCAAAGACGATTTAATATGTAAGATAAaccacatttttcttttattgtcgTTTTTCTTCTGAGCTTTTAATGTTACATAACTGGTTGAAAGTTAAATATTACCAACACCAAACTTAAGGTTTAGATCAACAAAGGAGTTGTTTGCTCTTCCCTGAAACGTGAGCTCGATGTTGAATGTACATTACATTGTCAGTTATTGCTTGTGGGAGTGTATTATGTATGATGTATACATAGGAGCTCACCTGTGCAGGTAAACAGGAGCCGGAGAGGCATGGGGCAAAGTAGAACTCCGTCGTCATGGAGACAGAAATCACATGTCACTGTGATAAGAGTCCCAAAAGCATGTGACtcttgagtgtttgtgtgtgtctgtatccATGCTCTGTGAGGACAGGTGGACAAGGAGCTTTCATGTCACACAGTTGGATTTAGCTTGCTGATAATAACTTGTTTCCAtacatttcatacatttttctgcATAATTGTTTTTCCAAATCTTATCGTTATGGTTGGACAGGATCAGGTGTCATGGACGGCTGTGTACTCATCATTTACAATTTATAATTGGACAGTGTGCAGTAAGCTGTGATTACACTGTAGCAACCCTGGCCTTTTCCAGTAACTAGATCTTGTGAAACAGGGGAAGTACATTTGCGAGGCACTCTAAAGTACAACGACTTTGTGGTTTAGTGAAAATTGAATTGAGTTCAACAACAGGAAACTGCATTTCCTGTGGTTTGGCCTAGAAAGAGAGAATAATGTTGCTTATAGTGATACTAGGACAAAAGAAATTATAAGTAAAGTGGTACAAAGGCCATGAAGTTTAAGcttttttgcaaatgaaattaTAATCAGCCTCCTATGACAGTGTAATACAGCAGGGTGGTGTGAGCCATAAAGTCAAATGTGCCTTCGATATGTGTGAATGCGTCCAATTGAAAGCTGTCTTGTCTGAACACAAGGTTAACAATGTGACTCAGTGTGAAATGTGATAGCTTTATTGCAAAACATGCACAAATAAACACTGAGATACAGCTGGAAACTATGATACGGTACGACACACGCAGACCTTTTCCTCACAATGACTTTTATTACCAAAGCAGTACTCCAAAGATCATGTTGCATCGGTAAACATTTTACTGTTTGCACTGTTTGTGTGagagtctctctgtgtgtaaacTGCTAGTATCAGTGTTGGACCTGAACTTGAAATCTGATCCATTAATTGTAGTTATGATTAATGTTCTAGTATGATTTTTAATAATAGTGTGTTGGCCCTTTCAGCAGCTGAGGGTTGAAAACTTTCCTTAACACCTGTGAGCTTCTGGACATCCCTTacaaaaaagtagtatacttcaagtttattttatgaagtaaaattaagtaaagttcaagtatatttcccaagtatactttatgtagtaagaatactaatatcagtgtactagtagtatacttttaagtgtgctgcttcaatacttcttgggactaaattggcccactttttagtttataaaagtatacttttaaatgtactttaagtgtaagagtAGTAtcctttgagtacacaactagtttacaccaaagttgtattttgtactgaaaCTATATTATGAAGTGAACTATATGAACTTATAGGTATGCTGTTAgaactagttatatacttgtagcctactttttagtttatgaaagtacactttaaggTATACTCTCAGTAACTTACTATTCTATTAGCTTTTACTGCatgtatacttgtaagttttctttactttagctaatgatttatgcattacataaagagacttttgctatttgacttgatattttattttaatttttatattaaaaaaatattttttctcgcatgcctcctaGTGGCTTAATAAAGCTATGTGTATATTTTATTGCTGGGTGCtgctttttcctcctcctttatTGTCAAAATGCAAAGTGCATATAAGACTACAATCATGTTGAACTATACATTTATGTGAAAAAAAGATTTCAATCCGTACAATCCTGTATACACAGACTGTGTAGTCTATGACGTGAACAGTCTAGGTTTTGTTTCAAATCGACATAAACTAATCAAGCAAAGAAAAGTCTTCAACACTTAAAGATATTTTACACATACATTCAGCTCATTGTCTCACCAGTTAACTGGGAGTTTAAACATAATATACAAATAGTTAAAGCTGAACTAGATAGAATTGGagaaaaatatgattaaaaaaagttatatttataaaaacggtctttatatcctgacagtggtgcgtgagacaggtaatctgaagaaaaaaaacatgtgtctctgtgtcctccggtgctcctaatggcatctgcaaaatttcacagaccggaggaaaacaaccaatcagagccgagctggaggctgccgtctctgagcagccgtCATTCattcgcaaactctgatcaaacggtcaaactaggcagcgctgatcaaatattaatcaatattctttctctgtaatgcctatttctcacctcaaatgttttcagaaacatcttgtagtgtactgtttggctgttaaaatgagaaagtttgttccggctggtgggtggtgcttggtaatacctcaacttatctcaacgaggctgccgggtcacaaacccgtttgatcggagtttgcgagtgattgacagctgcttccgtTGAATGAATGCTAAAGAGCAacattctctctctgaaatgacctgtgattgaccaaagtcCTCCGTCAagggattttttaaagcctgaaaacagagccatgaggagttctagttttctctcagaacacttgaattacaatatgctgaaaggttattatggaatttttgcccaatgatgccaaaaacgtagaacatttcttaatatttaaagtaaattaatatcaAAACATACGTTTACTAACTCTCACCACACCctctaataggctactctatcaaaaggTAAGCATaatccaagtatacttagacttttctgtatacttgtcagtagaggccaagtatacttaagtataattttgtatatctctgataagtacataaaaagtaaactgaaaggatactctcttattttaagtttaaaagaagtatactaatagcacacttgaataaacttctgaTTGGTAAGGGATTTATAGCAGATGACATTCATATTTCCCCAGGGAATCTGATCTTCTGGATGCAAATCTGTTCACATCTCTTATTTTGCTATAACAAGGAAGCTTTCCTCTCCATTCATATTTGTTCACAATATTTCAAACCCactctgttgtctctctctctctccagctgaacGGACTGGTTCTTTGGGATGCGTCGGTTGGTTCATAGTCATACTCTCTGGCTTCTTCTCAGTTTTACTCTTCCCCATCACCATCTGGTTTCTCCTGAAGGTGAGTGAACTACAATAAATGAGCCCAGTGTGTTGAAGAGCAGAAACCACTGTTTCCTGTATTGTGAATTTGAATATGAATTGAGATTGGGTTTCCTGCCGCTGTTGCAGATTGTTCAAGAGTATGAGCGCGCTGTCATCTTCAGGCTGGGTCGCATTACAGACAGGAAGGCTAAAGGACCAGGTAGAACAATAACAACATCtatatccttttttttccctgttaaagaAATCCTGGATTCAACTCAGTTGTGGTTAATTTCAGATTGATGCAAGATAgtaatgtaatgtttaaattCATGCTTTTTCCTGTTTGTCCGCAggcattttctttattttgccaTGCACTGACACCTTTGTGAAAGTGGATCTGCGTACAGTTTCATTTGACATCCCACCACAAGAGGTATAGGGTTGGCACAAAGAGCAACACACAAATATGTggacaaataaacaaacttgTCATGTATTTCTACTCTAGATCCTGACCAAGGACTCAGTTACAGTTTCGGTGGACGGAGTGGTGTACTTCCGGGTCAGTGACCCCATTGCCTCTGTGGCCAACGTGGCAAATGCTGACTTCTCCACCCGTCTGCTGGCTCAAACCACCCTCAGAAATGTCCTGGGGACGAAGAACCTAGCTGAGCTCTTGTCTGACCGCGAGGGCATTGCTCACAGCATGcaggtacagatatcatatctGTGCTGAACAAAAGAGAAGCTTGTTCATATGTGTTTGCTGAAGGTTTACAAAGGACTGCACGACATCATGTTCACAAATTATGAAAGACATTTGGTTGGCTTATTTTCCTTGATTTTTCATCTCTTATGGACAGCTTTATGGGTGAATTTCATCTGTGGAATGAAGAAATTACATTGTAAGCTACAGGTGtatgctcttcttcttctttctgtcttttccaGGCCAGCCTGGATGAAGCCACAGACGACTGGGGCATCAAGGTGGAGCGTGTGGAGATTAAAGACGTGAAGCTGCCACATCAGCTGCAGAGAGCCATGGCCGCCGAGGCAGAGGCTTCACGAGAGGCCAGAGCCAAGGTCAGGACATGTAGCATGACACATGCATAAACAATAATTTACTGTAAAACACAACGTGCCATATGTTCGGGTGTTTACTTTTATGCTAGTCCTCATATCTCTTTCCCGATCTACGTACAGGTGATTGCAGCAGAGGGTGAGATGAACGCCTCTCGTGCCCTGAAGGAGGCGTCCCTCGTGATCGCAGAGTCTCCATCAGCCCTGCAGCTTCGCTACCTGCAGACTCTCAGCACCATTGCATCAGAGAAGAACTCCACCATCATCTTCCCCCTGCCCATGGATATCATATCTCACTTCATGAAGAAGTGATACCTCAGTTTGTTCGTCCTCTAAAGTCAATTTAAATCAGATTAAACATGAATTGGATGGGATCAGGGTACATTTATGTGGCTCCTTGTAAAATAAACTCTCAGGAAGCAAGATATTGCTATTGTGGACATTATCAGACTGATCATACAAACACCTGCATGGtgtataatatacaatataaactGTGATCAGCCCAGGCCTGCTAACCAATGTGATTGTGTTAAATTTAGAGTAGTCAGCATAGTTTACATCTTTGAATTATTATGAAACATGGTATCGTATGTTGTTAAAACTATATAATAGATAGCTTCTTATTCATGATATTATATGATGTAATGTTGATCAGTTGCATATTTTGATACTGAATTAAATGTAAAGTGTTCAAAACTAACTGTTGAAGTTTTATTCTCAGTCATACAACTTACAACGCTTCTGTTGCCTTGACGCTTAAATCCATAATACGATGTCTGcgatattattttatttttttgtcacttcACTGTCATAGCAAGTGTTGGTGATTGTTTCTTTTCACCATTGAACAGTATTCTTGGTATTATTCaggtcacttttttttttaaataagcacTCAGTGTCAAAAAGTACCGTACACTTACTTTTCAGTCAACtaagatttattaatttattttattttagaaattaAAGGTTAGAAAACATGAAAGaatttgtaatatatatatatatatataatatatatataccaaaaAGAGAGTAAATACCATTTTATGTGTTAATGGTCTTAACACTTCAGTATTGTCGCTGGATATGAGTGACAGACGAGAAAAACAACAGGATATCTGCAAACTAGTAGTTCTGTCGAAGAATACTTTGATGCTTGTGATCAAGATCTACAGTATGCTGTTAAATATGGCTacaactaaggattattttcattaatcgtttggtctataaaatgtcagaaaatagtgaaaaatgtccatcgcagttcctcaaagtccaaggtgatgtctttaaatgtcttgttttgtcagtccaaaacccaaagatattcaatttaatataatatatttaatacataCAGAGAAAAAGCTAGatatctccatatttgagaggctgaaaacagcatattctgacatttttgcatAGAAAATTACGTAAACGAAAAATGAATGATTAATCGATGATAAAAATAGCTGGCGATTATTTTTTCAGCCGATTGACTAATcgtttagtcgactaatcgttgcagctctactgtaaACTATAGGACACACACTTGTATCCAGTATACATAGCAGGATAAACACACTTGGACCTTTTGAATGGAGAGTAGGACTTATCCttaaatgaaacatgaacatcACGTGACTTttcttgaatatttttttaatactgtGTTCTCcccaaaaaagtacaaataaaagcatcaacatacttttgtataCATTACATGTTGAACTATCTCATTCCTCATCCTCTAGGCCTCCTATACGCTACGGTTTACGTTTTGGACCATCACAAATGCAGAGAGGTAAAAGAAGAGAAAGGAAGAGTGAGAAAcagcaaagacagaaaaaaacatgcttcTATTACTCTGTTGGTGCGCTAAGACACAACTCATgttgtaaatgtatttacattcaaACATACAATCAGTGCCAGAACAAACAAATTCAGTAAACTTTGTCTCTGGACCAAATCCACCAGGAGGGGTAATTATATAGCTTACCTTCACAAATTCAAATTCTAGTGCTGAAAGTTGACGGGCCATGGAAACGTTTGCTAcgacagcatttaaacatgaacATCAATCCCTAATGGATTAGATAAATGAGCCATGTTTCTTGTTGGGAGGAAGTGCTACATATTGAATGGCTGCTACATAGTGGTCAGACGAGAGGTCCTTCTTTATCAAACGAAACCCACATGAATGACTCGTATAAAATGCAGTCATTACATATTTTGACATTCAGCGCAAAGTGAGACACAGATGTCCACAGGACACATTGAAGGGTCGTTACAATACCAGTTCGTAGTTTAGAAATCATAGTCCATTCAAAGGTGCAATATCAATTTGTGACTTTCATTTGTAAACAATAGTTTTTGTTGCATCCTTGTATTTTTTGCACCTGAAGTGACCTTTAGGAGGACCCTGAAGAATCATTCAATGACGTACAGTAGGTGAACTGCAAATCCTAAAACATTGGAAAACACAGTGACTCTCTGACTggtattttcttacatttgatCGTTATGCAAAGACATTCTCAAAAATCATCAGTGTAGGTATAAAATAAATGAGATACATTTCTCAAATCCTTATGCTGTGTTTGACATTCTTTCGTTTAAGAACATTTAACCCTGTGTACGTGTCATACAAAAAATCTTGAAGATCCatgaaaagattttttttttttttactttttcacgGCCGTCAAAAGTGCTGGTATAGCAATTTAAGATCTACTTAAAAGTCTGTTACTTAAAAACCCAGAAATGTCCTTTACATGCTGGTAAAAGTTTACATTTACCTGTAACTTAACAGAAAAAAGTTTGACAAACTCTTTTAACCCATGCTCCCATTAGACTGCCACAGACTTACCCTCATCCCTTCTCACTGGTCTTACTGGTTTATTTACAGCGGCTCATTTACACGTGTTAGTCTGACCAGCTTTGTTTGTTCATGTGCGAGTAAATCACTGAGATTACACCGTATAACACTGTCGTTTTCAATGAAAAAGCCAAATGAAAGATCCTGAGGGTAAGTTAAtcagtacagtacatacaggACACAGCTATGACTAACTGTATGCTAtaaaatcattttcatatacCAAAGGTTGGtttctatattgtatcatataTAAGAGGAAAATTATCTCGGGAAATATCTTGAGCGTATAAT
This window harbors:
- the stoml3b gene encoding stomatin (EPB72)-like 3b gives rise to the protein MEMEGQVESQKRRGLSKDDLISERTGSLGCVGWFIVILSGFFSVLLFPITIWFLLKIVQEYERAVIFRLGRITDRKAKGPGIFFILPCTDTFVKVDLRTVSFDIPPQEILTKDSVTVSVDGVVYFRVSDPIASVANVANADFSTRLLAQTTLRNVLGTKNLAELLSDREGIAHSMQASLDEATDDWGIKVERVEIKDVKLPHQLQRAMAAEAEASREARAKVIAAEGEMNASRALKEASLVIAESPSALQLRYLQTLSTIASEKNSTIIFPLPMDIISHFMKK